A genome region from Gopherus flavomarginatus isolate rGopFla2 chromosome 9, rGopFla2.mat.asm, whole genome shotgun sequence includes the following:
- the RPP25 gene encoding ribonuclease P protein subunit p25, with translation MAAKGVESTPMPPVAQSRMENFRKVKTSEQDSPLPFPDLPPGVVEMKVKEGSKIRNLMGFAMARMELKGTRQIVFSGCGRAVTKTITCVEIMKRKLGGLHQVTKVRYKTLLEVWENKDPQPDGQVEKLTVHKNVPSICILLSKDPLDPNEMGYQPPEPRDGLWAEDGGTEEDRLSSLPQGVKRPLALPHGELTNKKMQVQVPESQKGLGTMDYMLDYHH, from the coding sequence ATGGCTGCCAAAGGGGTGGAATCCACACCCATGCCACCCGTAGCCCAGTCCAGGATGGAGAACTTCAGGAAGGTCAAGACGTCAGAGCAGGATAGCCCACTGCCCTTCCCAGACTTGCCCCCTGGTGTGGTGGAGATGAAAGTGAAGGAGGGCAGCAAGATCAGGAATTTGATGGGCTTTGCCATGGCCAGGATGGAGCTGAAGGGCACCCGGCAGATAGTCTTCAGTGGCTGTGGTCGGGCAGTCACCAAAACCATCACCTGTGTGGAGATCATGAAGAGGAAGCTGGGGGGCCTCCACCAGGTCACCAAGGTGCGTTATAAGACCCTGCTGGAGGTCTGGGAGAACAAGGACCCTCAGCCTGATGGCCAAGTGGAGAAACTGACCGTCCACAAGAATGTGCCTTCCATCTGTATCCTATTGTCCAAGGACCCCCTGGACCCCAATGAGATGGGCTACCAACCTCCGGAGCCCAGGGATGGGCTGTGGGCTGAAGATGGGGGAACAGAGGAAGATAGACTCAGTTCACTTCCGCAAGGGGTGAAGAGACCTTTGGCacttccgcacggggagctgacTAACAAGAAAATGCAGGTACAGGTACCAGAGAGTCAAAAGGGCTTGGGGACTATGGACTACATGCTGGACTATCATCACtga